A portion of the Colius striatus isolate bColStr4 chromosome 1, bColStr4.1.hap1, whole genome shotgun sequence genome contains these proteins:
- the PRDX4 gene encoding peroxiredoxin-4 isoform X2 has protein sequence MEAARRHVRARCGTRARRPALPLLLLAAAALGGAAAEAEEPRSARQRGDEQCHYYAGGQVYPGEAARVPVSDHSLHLSQAKISKPAPYWEGTAVINGEFKELKLTDYEGKYLVFFFYPLDFTFVCPTEIIAFSDRIEEFRAINTEVVACSVDSKFTHLAWINTPRKQGGLGPLRIPLLSDLTHQISKDYGVYLEDQGHTLRGLFIVDDKRILRQITMNDLPVGRSVDETLRLVQAFQYTDKHGEVCPAGWKPGSETIKPEEAMRVWWPREEL, from the exons ATGGAGGCGGCGCGGCGGCATGTGCGGGCGCGCTGCGGTACCAGGGCCCGGCGCCCTGCGCTGCCGCTCCTGCtgctggcggcggcggcgctgggAGGCGCGGCAGCGGAGGCGGAGGAGCCGCGCTCGGCGCGGCAGCGGGGGGACGAGCAGTGCCATTACTACGCGGGAGGACAGGTCTACCCAGGGGAGGCGGCTCGGGTGCCCGTCTCCGACCACTCGCTGCACCTCAGCCAGGCCAAGA TCTCCAAGCCAGCACCTTACTGGGAAGGAACAGCGGTCATTAATGGAGAGTTTAAAGAGCTGAAATTAACagattatgaaggaaaatacCTTGTCTTCTTCTTCTATCCTCTTGACTT TACATTTGTATGTCCAACTGAGATAATCGCCTTCAGTGACAGAATTGAAGAATTCAGAGCAATAAATACTGAAGTAGTAGCATGTTCTGTGGACTCAAAGTTTACTCACTTAGCATG GATTAATACCCCTCGAAAACAAGGAGGACTTGGACCTCTGAGGATTCCTCTTCTTTCAGATTTGACGCACCAAATTTCAAAGGATTACGGAGTGTATCTGGAAGATCAAGGGCATACACTGAG AGGCCTCTTCATTGTTGACGATAAGAGAATCCTTCGGCAGATCACGATGAACGACCTTCCTGTTGGAAGATCGGTGGACGAAACGCTTCGCTTAGTACAAGCATTCCAGTACACAGACAAACATGGAGAAG tttgccCTGCTGGTTGGAAACCTGGCAGTGAAACA ATCAAACCAGAGGAGGCCATGAGAGTGTGGTGGCCAAGGGAAGAACT ATAA
- the PRDX4 gene encoding peroxiredoxin-4 isoform X1, with product MEAARRHVRARCGTRARRPALPLLLLAAAALGGAAAEAEEPRSARQRGDEQCHYYAGGQVYPGEAARVPVSDHSLHLSQAKISKPAPYWEGTAVINGEFKELKLTDYEGKYLVFFFYPLDFTFVCPTEIIAFSDRIEEFRAINTEVVACSVDSKFTHLAWINTPRKQGGLGPLRIPLLSDLTHQISKDYGVYLEDQGHTLRGLFIVDDKRILRQITMNDLPVGRSVDETLRLVQAFQYTDKHGEVCPAGWKPGSETIIPDPAGKLKYFDKLN from the exons ATGGAGGCGGCGCGGCGGCATGTGCGGGCGCGCTGCGGTACCAGGGCCCGGCGCCCTGCGCTGCCGCTCCTGCtgctggcggcggcggcgctgggAGGCGCGGCAGCGGAGGCGGAGGAGCCGCGCTCGGCGCGGCAGCGGGGGGACGAGCAGTGCCATTACTACGCGGGAGGACAGGTCTACCCAGGGGAGGCGGCTCGGGTGCCCGTCTCCGACCACTCGCTGCACCTCAGCCAGGCCAAGA TCTCCAAGCCAGCACCTTACTGGGAAGGAACAGCGGTCATTAATGGAGAGTTTAAAGAGCTGAAATTAACagattatgaaggaaaatacCTTGTCTTCTTCTTCTATCCTCTTGACTT TACATTTGTATGTCCAACTGAGATAATCGCCTTCAGTGACAGAATTGAAGAATTCAGAGCAATAAATACTGAAGTAGTAGCATGTTCTGTGGACTCAAAGTTTACTCACTTAGCATG GATTAATACCCCTCGAAAACAAGGAGGACTTGGACCTCTGAGGATTCCTCTTCTTTCAGATTTGACGCACCAAATTTCAAAGGATTACGGAGTGTATCTGGAAGATCAAGGGCATACACTGAG AGGCCTCTTCATTGTTGACGATAAGAGAATCCTTCGGCAGATCACGATGAACGACCTTCCTGTTGGAAGATCGGTGGACGAAACGCTTCGCTTAGTACAAGCATTCCAGTACACAGACAAACATGGAGAAG tttgccCTGCTGGTTGGAAACCTGGCAGTGAAACA ATAATTCCAGATCCAGCTGGAAAACTGAAGTATTTTGATAAACTAAACTGA